A genomic stretch from Brassica napus cultivar Da-Ae unplaced genomic scaffold, Da-Ae ScsIHWf_14;HRSCAF=31, whole genome shotgun sequence includes:
- the LOC125597603 gene encoding delta(24)-sterol reductase-like, producing the protein MKVSKRLKERDTSKDRLACTAQSPGVDLGEFRNIIEINRAKLIARVETLVKMGQISRASVHMNLSLAVVGLINGYGIEGSSHLYGLFSDTAEAYEIVLAGVELVCATKDNEYSDLFYAIPWSQGTLGPLAAAEIKVIPVRE; encoded by the exons ATGAAAGTCAGCAAACGGCTTAAAGAGAGGGACACATCCAAGGACCGTCTTGCTTGCACTGCAC AGAGCCCGGGGGTTGACTTGGGAGAGTTCCGCAACATCATTGAGATCAACAGGGCGAAGTTGATTGCTAGAGTGGAGACTCTCGTCAAAATGGGACAGATCTCACGTGCCTCTGTCCACATGAACCTCTCTCTCGCTGTTGTTGGACTCATTAATGGATATGGTATTGAAGGAAGCTCTCACCTCTATGGTTTGTTTTCAGACACCGCCGAGGCTTATGAGATAGTTTTAGCGGGTGTGGAACTTGTCTGTGCCACAAAAGATAATGAGTACTCTGATCTCTTCTATGCAATCCCATGGTCTCAAGGAACGCTTGGACCCCTTGCTGCCGCTGAGATCAAGGTTATACCTGTCAGGGAGTAG
- the LOC125597605 gene encoding uncharacterized protein At4g02000-like: MYRGTGSQATRRHDGLPKRRPHEEEEEIIRVPAFDNSNLIEKFKRTLIGRMFHSDGRSVEALLKHMPKRRIWDVEGRVRGTNLGNNKFLFDFDKEEDLEKVLQKRPCHFNRWSFALEKWTPTIKEEFPNAIPFWANVIGVPIHYRKQETLESVGKALGTFVKADVEGSKVRVLVDGDRPLKFECKVGFDNGDVVKVTIQYEDLYRYCFSCKRLPHEEGTCPDLNDEQREGNRLSRIAQHDLEEHATREAFSQPQRPRAGTEKEIHDTRSRGQELRRAEANPTEI, encoded by the coding sequence ATGTATCGTGGGACTGGATCACAAGCAACGAGAAGGCATGACGGGTTGCCTAAACGTCGACCCcatgaggaagaagaggagatcATTAGGGTTCCAGCCTTTGACAACTCAAATCTGATTGAAAAATTCAAACGAACCTTAATTGGCAGAATGTTCCACTCGGATGGAAGAAGTGTAGAAGCGCTGCTTAAACATATGCCCAAGCGTAGGATTTGGGATGTGGAAGGCCGGGTTCGGGGAACAAACCTAGGGAATAATAAGTTCCTTTTCGATTTTGACAAGGAAGAAGATCTCGAGAAAGTCTTACAGAAACGACCATGTCATTTCAATAGATGGAGCTTTGCACTCGAAAAATGGACACCAACAATCAAGGAAGAGTTCCCAAATGCGATCCCCTTTTGGGCAAATGTGATCGGGGTTCCGATACACTACAGGAAACAAGAAACCTTGGAAAGTGTGGGGAAAGCATTAGGAACGTTCGTTAAGGCGGATGTGGAAGGAAGCAAGGTACGAGTACTGGTTGATGGTGATAGGCCTTTGAAGTTTGAATGCAAGGTTGGTTTCGACAACGGAGACGTCGTTAAGGTGACAATCCAATATGAAGACCTTTATCGTTATTGTTTCTCTTGCAAGAGATTACCGCACGAAGAAGGCACCTGCCCGGACCTAAATGATGAACAAAGAGAGGGGAACCGCTTATCAAGAATTGCACAGCATGACTTAGAGGAACACGCTACTAGGGAAGCCTTTTCCCAACCTCAACGTCCGAGAGCCGGAACAGAAAAGGAGATTCACGATACAAGAAGTAGGGGACAAGAGCTCCGACGTGCTGAAGCCAACCCCACGGAAATTTGA